The following proteins come from a genomic window of Salvia hispanica cultivar TCC Black 2014 chromosome 4, UniMelb_Shisp_WGS_1.0, whole genome shotgun sequence:
- the LOC125217603 gene encoding probable tocopherol O-methyltransferase, chloroplastic, translated as MWMEGICIGGWGSHVYARGHLATSSPTHPIKPALALPIREYATYSLSTRGRRRRNNMSVGAASTTAPDALRKGIAEFYDESSGVWEDIWGDHMHHGFYDPASDVSISDHRAAQIRMIDQSLAFASLSDESNQKPKSIVDVGCGIGGSSRYLARKFGAKCKGITLSPVQAQRAQQLADAQGLSAQISFQVADALNQPFPDGQFDLVWSMESGEHMPDKKKFVNELVRVAAPGGTIIIVTWCHRDLSPSEESLRPEEKNLLDRICRAFYLPEWCSTADYVSLLTSLSMEDVKSADWSDNVAPFWPAVIKSALTWKGITSLLTSGWKTIRGALVMPLMIQGYNKGLIKFAIITCRKPNTP; from the exons ATGTGGATGGAAGGAATCTGCATCGGCGGCTGGGGCAGCCACGTATACGCCAGGGGCCACCTAGCCACGTCCTCTCCCACTCATCCTATAAAGCCGGCCCTAGCCCTGCCCATTCGGGAATACGCCACCTACTCCCTCAGTACACGTGGTAGACGGCGCCGGAACAACATGAGCGTCGGAGCGGCATCGACGACGGCACCGGATGCCTTGCGGAAAGGCATCGCTGAGTTCTACGATGAATCCTCTGGTGTCTGGGAGGACATTTGGGGAGACCACATGCACCACGGCTTCTACGATCCGGCCTCCGATGTCTCCATCTCCGACCACCGCGCCGCCCAGATCCGCATGATCGATCAGTCCCTCGCCTTCGCCTCTCTCTCCG ATGAGTCGAACCAGAAACCAAAGAGTATTGTTGATGTTGGATGTGGCATAGGAGGCAGTTCTCGATATCTGGCAAGAAAATTTGGGGCTAAATGCAAAGGCATTACTCTCAGTCCTGTTCAAGCACAGAGAGCTCAACAGCTTGCTGATGCTCAAGGACTCAGCGCTCAGATTTCATTTCAAGTTGCTGACGCGTTGAACCAGCCCTTCCCCGATGGCCAGTTCGATCTAGTTTGGTCCATGGAGAGTGGAGAGCACATGCCTGACAAGAAGAAG TTTGTGAACGAGCTGGTGCGTGTGGCTGCTCCTGGTGGAACAATAATCATCGTGACATGGTGCCACAGAGACCTATCTCCTTCGGAAGAGTCTCTGCGGCCAGAGGAGAAAAACTTGCTAGACAGAATATGCCGCGCTTTCTATCTCCCAGAATGGTGCTCCACTGCTGATTATGTCAGCCTGCTCACCTCCCTATCCATGGAG GATGTTAAGTCTGCAGACTGGTCCGACAACGTTGCTCCATTTTGGCCTGCTGTTATTAAATCAGCATTGACATGGAAAGGCATCACCTCATTGCTAACCAGTG GGTGGAAGACTATAAGGGGAGCGCTCGTCATGCCATTGATGATCCAAGGATACAACAAGGGTCTCATCAAATTTGCTATCATTACTTGCAGAAAACCAAATACTCCCTAA
- the LOC125219697 gene encoding origin of replication complex subunit 3, translated as MAPSADPETSPSISTTNTDLQPFFLLHKAASRKPSSKTRRRIDLSPKASDASAQEYNDNSRFETFKLLWSNTESIIKDVLKNLNTTVFDGIDKWVHASFDAIRTSRTPDFTTASSMYPIPNNVPIGAQIFTALLFTKNVESVDDISTFADLGAHLRSSGCLVANLTSIDFSAKNGVGGCLKTLLRQFLLASIDAPEMSILASWYNEQENYDKPLIVIIDDVERCSSSVLNDFILMLREWVIKVPIILVLGVATSVDALRNILCSSACLYLSVCEFNLGTPAERMDAVIEAVLLRSCQSFSIGKHVSAFLRNYFLRHDGTLTLFVKALRIATAQQVFSEPLSFVLRKLVNEEGTEGLDGDNNSLREPAMKRALELPSLQRFCETRGNCIDWVSALSELKGLHQLWSSLVMCLYEIGRCRKISLLDLYCEMLKPKPQNFGANDLNLVGKDYTTSVHNYQSPGCLQDKGCVVRAFQMLRDLSAMELCKILDRWEMLTRGIEEIHEKVKELQSQIKSEVKQSRHDLRKDSKRPTARTYKNDKTSNSTINEKVASFLQSMFREYIQTIESIPLHEIIFFDNVDNLNTALIGDPRRRIQADLLESRKLLKCSCCSKNDGVLVPSMHDTSIMYTLVQEHGDLINVHEWFHSFMAVISNPPLKAKKKLRMSPSPKKRKDSKEARTKTDASIQAEFCRAVTELQITGLLRMPTKRRPDYVQRVAFGL; from the exons ATGGCGCCGTCAGCCGATCCAGAGACATCGCCGTCTATTTCCACCACCAATACTGATCTCCAG CCTTTCTTCCTTCTCCACAAAGCCGCTTCGCGGAAACCCTCCTCTAAAACCCGACGGAGAATCGACCTCTCGCCCAAAGCTTCCGATGCTTCTGCCCAAGAATACAATGACAACTCGCGATTTGAGACCTTTAAACTCCTATGGTCCAACACTGAATCCATTATTAAG GACGTCTTGAAAAATCTCAACACTACCGTGTTTGATGGAATTGATAAGTGGGTTCACGCGTCCTTCGATGCAATTCGCACCTCTCGAACTCCTGACTTCACTACAGCCTCGTCTATGTATCCTATTCCGAATAACGTTCCTATTGGCGCACAAATCTTCACCGCATTGCTTTTTACAA AAAATGTGGAGTCCGTTGATGACATATCGACATTTGCTGACCTTGGTGCACATTTGAGATCGAGTGGATGTTTAGTAGCAAATCTTACATCGATTGACTTCTCTGCCAAGAATGGAGTTGGCGGTTGTCTTAAAACTTTGCTAAGACAGTTCCTGTTGGCCAGCATTGAT gcACCTGAGATGTCCATTCTGGCGTCATGGTATAATGAACAAGAGAACTATGACAAACCGCTAATTGTTATAATTGATGATGTGGAAAGATGCAGCAGTTCTGTATTGAACGATTTCATCTTAATGCTGAG GGAATGGGTAATAAAGGTCCCAATAATATTGGTACTAGGAGTTGCAACAAGTGTTGATGCTCTAAGGAACATTCTGTGCTCAAGTGCATGCTTGTATCTTTCCGTTTGCGAGTTCAATTTGGGAACCCCAGCAGAAAGGATGGATGCTGTCATTGAGGCTGTTCTCCTCAGAAGTTGTCAGAGCTTCAGCATTGGGAAACATGTATCAGCTTTCCTAAGAAACTACTTCTTAAGACATGATGGAACACTAACCTTATTTGTTAAAGCTCTAAGG ATTGCTACGGCACAGCAGGTCTTCTCTGAACCTTTAAGCTTCGTTCTAAGGAAACTAGTTAATGAAGAAGGCACTGAG GGATTGGACGGGGACAATAATTCACTCAGAGAACCTGCTATGAAGCGAGCTCTTGAACTTCCATCCTTACAAAG GTTTTGCGAGACTAGAGGCAACTGCATTGATTGGGTCTCTGCTTTGTCTGAACTGAAAGGACTACATCAGCTTTGGAGCTCTTTAGTTATG TGCCTGTATGAAATTGGAAGATGCCGCAAAATCTCCCTTTTAGATTTATACTGTGAGATGCTCAAGCCTAAGCCGCAGAATTTTGGTGCTAATGATCTCAATCTAGTGGGAAAAGATTATACAACCTCAGTGCATAATTATCAATCACCTGGCTGCTTACAAGATAAAGGTTGCGTTGTTCGGGCATTTCAGATGTTGAG GGATTTGTCAGCTATGGAGCTGTGCAAAATACTGGATAGGTGGGAAATGCTTACTAGAGGCATTGAAGAG ATTCATGAAAAAGTAAAGGAGCTACAATCCCAAATAAAATCGGAGGTCAAGCAGTCAAGACATGATTTGCGAAAGGATTCTAA GAGACCTACAGCCAGGACTTACAAAAATGACAAGACAAGTAATTCCACAATTAATGAAAAAGTTGCCTCATTCCTACAATCTATGTTCAG GGAATATATTCAGACCATTGAGAGTATACCTCTTCATGAAATAATCTTCTTTGATAATGTTGACAATCTCAATACA GCTTTGATTGGAGATCCTAGAAGAAGAATCCAAGCTGACCTGTTGGAGTCAAGAAAACTCCTCAAGTGTTCTTGCTGCAGCAAGAATGACGGTGTTCTAGTTCCATCGATGCATGATACCTCTATAAT GTACACGCTGGTGCAAGAACATGGTGATCTCATCAATGTTCATGAATGGTTTCACTCCTTCATGGCAGTCATTTCAAATCCACCTTTAAAAGCcaagaaaaaattgagaatgtCCCCATCACCTAAAAAACGGAAAGACTCAAAAGAAGCTCGGACCAAAACTGATGCATCAATACA AGCCGAGTTTTGCAGAGCAGTAACAGAGCTACAAATCACAGGGCTGCTTCGGATGCCCACCAAAAGGCGCCCTGATTATGTGCAGAGAGTGGCTTTCGGACTTTAA